GCCAAATCAAGTTCCAAAATAATCATCCTTAAAAAAGTCGCCTTTTTATTACTACGTTCAAGAAGAATGTATTTTCTAGAATTATCAAAGAGAGCCAAAATAATCCCCGGAAATCCAGCTCCACTACCCACATCAAGTACTTGATGTGGATTATTATCTCTAATAATAGGCAATCCAGTCATAGAATCTAGAGCATGCAAAAGTACTGCATCAAAGTTTCGATCATTACTTGATACCAAGTTAAATCTAGCACCAAATAACAAAACTCTACCTATATAAAATCTTAACTTATCAATGCTTTCTGAAGTAAAAGACACTCCCAAACTTTTCAAAGAAAGTTTAAAGTTACTCATCATAAAGACAAACTAAGCGCTACCTTATTCTTAGAACTTGAAAAATATATAAGCAAAACCTGAATATCTGTATTTCTAACACCAGAAATCCTACTTGCCTGAGCAAGATTAGCTGGCTGAATTTTAACAAACTTTTCCTTAGCCTCTCTAGATAGCCCATCAATCTCGTAATTGAAATTAACTGGCAATTTAATAAGCTCAAGATTATCCATTTTCCTAATCAAATCTCTTTGTCTATTAATGTAGCCCTCATATTTAATATCTAACTCAACCTGTTCAAGAATTACTTTTGAAACATTCAATTTAGGATCTATATTAATAAGATCACCTAAACTAATATATGGATCTTTTACAATATGATAAAAATCCTTGTTAATGTGTCTTCTCAATTGTAAGGTACTAGCTTCCTTTTCTTTAAGACGCCTCTGCCGCAAAAGCTCTTTAATTTCCTCTACTTGTTTCTCCTTTGAAAAATATTTAGAATATTTTTCTTCACTAACCAGTCCAACCTCATATCCCCACCTAATCAACCTCTTATCACTAGTATCATGTCGCAGATTAAGCCTATGTTCAGCCCTTGAAGTAAACATTCTATAAGGCTCCTTAGTCCCCTTGGTAACAAGGTCATCAACAAGCACTCCAATATAAGAACTAGTCCGTGGAAGTATCATCGAATCTTTCCCTTGCAGTTTAAGTGCCGCATTAATTCCAGCCATCAAGCCTTGAGCTGCAGCTTCCTCATATCCTGATGACCCATTAGTTTGCCCTGCAACAAAAAGTCCCTCAACTCTTTTAGTCTCAAGACTTGCATATAATTCAATAGGATTAATGTAATCATATTCAACAGCATACCCAGGTCTTGTAATAACTGCATTCTCAAGTCCATCAATACTATTGATCAACCTTTTCTGAACATCTTCAGGCAAAGACGAACTTAAACCATTAAGATACATCTCTTCAGTACTCAACCCTTCAGGTTCAATAAATATTTGATGTTTATCCTTATCTTTGAATTTTACTATCTTATCTTCAATTGAAGGACAATATCTTGGACCATTCCCAACAATTTCACCAGAATAAAGAGGAGAGAGATGCATATTATCACTGATTATCTCATGGGTTTTTTTATTAGTATAAGTGATATAACAAGAAAGTTGAGCTTTATCTATCTTAGTATTTGAAAAGGAAAAAGGAATGATATCAGAATCTCCAAATTGAACTTCTGTTTTTTCAAAATTTATACTTTTCCTATGAACCCTAGCAGGAGTACCTGTTTTAAGCCTACCCATCTCAAATCCAAGATCAAGTAAAATCTTTTCAAGACCATAAGCAGCAGGCTCAGAAATTCTTCCCATACAAGCTCTATACTCACCAATGAATATTTTACCCCTAAGAAAAGTTCCGGTAGTAAGCACCACAACATGAGATGTAAATTTATTACCCCTCTCTGTAACCACACCTTCTATTTTATTCCTCATAGAATTAAGCAAAAAGTCACTAACAGTATCTTGAAAAAGATCAAGATTACTTTGTCTCTCCAATGTTTCTTTTGCCTTAACCTGATACACCAATTTATCAGCCTGCGCACGCGGTGCTTGAACCGCAGGTCCTCGACTTTTATTTAAAATTCTAAATTGAATCATACTAAAGTCAATAAGACACCCCATTTCTCCCCCAAGAGCATCAATTTCACGTACCATATTTCCCTTAGCAAGCCCACCAATAGCCGGATTACAAGAAAGCTTACCAATTGTATCTAAATTTTGAGTAATCATGAGTGTCTTAAAATTTAATCTTGAAAGAGCTAGAGATGCCTCAATACCAGCATGTCCTCCTCCAATAACAATAGCATCGAAATCCATATCTATTTTCCTAAACAAAAATTCTTAAACATATTGTTAAGTACATCCTCACTAGTAACTTCACCTGTTATTTCACCTAAAAGATTAATCACTTCATAAACATCAAATGCTAACATATCATAGCTTATATCTCGTTCTATTTTATTTAACAACTCAATAACCAAATTATAAGCTTTTTTTAAAAGTTCTGCCTGGCGACTTGATGAAACGACAACATCATAACTATCAATATCAACATAATCAAAACACGCCAATGATCTTATCTTATCATAAAGAGCATCTATACCAAATAAAGTTTTGGTACTAATCCTTACCAAATTTGATGAATTTATATTACCTGAATTAAAAAATTCAACTGTTTTGTCATTTTGTCCTAAATCCATCTTATTTAAAACAAAAAGTACCTTAGAATGTCCTACATAAGAATTAATAAATTTTAAGTCGTCATTCGTTAGTTTCGAACTTAAGTCAATAACATAAAGAACCAAAGATGCTTCCTTAATTAAGGAATTACTCCTAACTATACCCAACTGTTCAACAAAATCACTAGTCTCCCTAAGCCCTGCTGTATCAAAAACGTTAAACAAAATACCATCCAGTTCAAAACTAGCTTGAATGTAATCTCTCGTAGTGCCAGCATAAGAAGAAACTATAGCTCTATCTTCCTTTAGTAACAAATTAAAAAGAGAAGACTTGCCAACATTAACAGAACCAGCTAAAACTAATGTAATTCCATGATCCAACTTCCTTGAAGCATCATAAGAATCAATCAACCTTTTAAGCTCATCTTTACTTTTTGAAATAGCCTCAAAAGGAACCTTAATCTCATCTTCATTGGTTTCATAATCAAGATAAACACTAAGTGCTGAAAGAAAATTTAAAATATCTTTCTTGATTAAATCTATTTTCACAAACAAAGAACCTGAAAGCTTGTTAACAGCAAGAGTATGGGTCTTATTAGTTTTAGCAGCAACTAACTCATTTACTGCTTCTGCTTTAGTAAGATCAAGTTTGCCAGCCAAAAAAGAACGCAAAGTAAACTCACCTGGCTCAGCCATCCTAAATCCCACTTTCAAAAAAAAATCTATAATCCGTTTTATACCAACAAGAGATCCATGAGCCATAACTTCTATTGAATCTTGTCCTGTAAAACTTTTTGGAGCTCTATAAAGACAAACAACAACTTCATCTAACTTTTCACAAGTCTCTTTATCCACTATATACCCATAATGAATCGTATGTCCGGGTGCTTCAAGAAGTCTCTTAGGATCTGAAAATATTTCAGAAAACCTCTCAATTGAAGAAATCCCACTACTACGAATCACACATAACGCACTACTAAGAAAGGGTGTAGCAAGTGCAACAATATCATCTTCTCTTTGAAAAAGCTTATTCATAGACTCAAAAAATTATAACATAGCATAAATAACAATGACAAAGACCAAAACAAAAGAAAAAACTCAAAAAAATAAATAAGATAAATAACTTCAATTTGTAAATATTATAAATTTCACCTATAATTATATTTTGTAAAGATGAAAACCGAATTAGAAACTGAACTGAAAAATACTTTAAAAGAAGAAGTTTTATTAGTAGAAAAGATATATGATATGTATCTAAATATAAAAAAATATCTTGATGAAAAAGATGAAATTATGTTTAAAGAAACAATAAATAAAACGAACACTTATCTTAACAAGTTTAAAGACATCGAGCAAAAGAGAAATGAAATTTGGAGAGAATTTACAGATCATGAAACATTCGACTCAACTTACATGGCTATAGAAAAACTGTGTTCTATTTACAAAAAAGAGATATATAGTTATCTTCATCGACTAAGAATAGGAGTGGTCAATATTCAAAACTTAAATTACCTAATATCAAGTTATGTAGAAACATCACTTGATATCTTAGATCTAATATTTAAAGATGCTCAAGAAAGCGTAGGAAATATAACGTATAAAAACCCCTATGGACCAAGAAGTGGAAGATTAAATGAAACATCCGTCTTAATAAATAAAAAACTTTAACTGATTAAGGAGTTTAAAATGAATTCAACATTCTCAGGAATAGAAATTGGAAAGAAAAGCTTATTTGCACATAAAGATGCTATGAATACAATTGGACATAATTTAACTAACGCCTCAAAACCCGGATATTCAAGACAAAGAGTTATAATGAAAACTGAAATGCCAATTTATGCCCCTCAATTAAATAGAGCAAACAAAGTAGGTCAATTAGGCCAAGGAATAATGGTACAATGCATAGAAAGAATAAGAGACGATCTACTTGACATAAAAATAGCTGAAGAATCACATCGCCTCGGCTATTGGAATTCAAAAGACAAATTTATTTCTCTGCTTGAAAATGTATATAATGAGCCGGAAGAACAATCAATTAGAAAAAGATTGAATGACTTTTGGGATAGCTGGCAAGATCTGTCAAGACAACCTCAAGGATTAGCTGAAAGAAACATTATCCTAGAACGTGGAAAAGCTTTTGCAGAAACAATAAAAAGCAGATTTCACTCCCTTGAACGAATATACACAATGGTAAATGATGAAGTTAAAATTACTACTGAAGAGATAAATAATTACCTTAGAAATATTAGTGATCTTAATAGGCAAATTGCAAAAGCAATCGCCATGAAAGATCAGCCAAATGATTTAATGGATGAAAGAGACTTAATAGTCAACAAACTAAGCAATTTAATTAGTATCTCCATAGAAAATAAGCGAGATCCTAATGAATTCTTAATTCATTCAGAAGGAAAACATCTCATTCAAGGCACAATCGCAAATGAATTCATGTTAGAAGCAGTTAATGGTCCTACAAGAACCAAATGGAATGTTTTATGGAATAATGGAGAAATGACTAACATTGATACAGGAAAATTAGGAGCTCTTATTAATGTAAGAGATAACGAAATTAAAAATGAGATTAATGAGCTAGATAATATGGCAATCAATATCATAGAGCTTGTAAATGAAGTTCATGTATCAGGCTACGGACTTGACAAAAAAAATGGAAGAATTTTTTTTGATCAAGAATACAAGCTAACTGATGAGCTCGGACGATATGACAGCAATGGAAATGGTCAGTTTGATTCCGTTCATATATTCAAAATAAATAGTACAAATGAACTTATTCCAGAAGAAAAGCTAGGATTTGCAGGAATACTCAGATTTCAAACACTCAACACAAATAATTTCATAGAAATACCTTACCATACAACAGATACCGTTCAAGATGTAATAAATAAAATCAATAATTCTAATGCACAAGTTACTGCAAGAATTAATGAAGAAGGAAAATTTGAAATCAAAGCAATCAAAGAAGAAGAAAAAGATAGCGCTGTCTTTAGAATTAGATATATTGAAGATTCTGGGCTATTCTTAACAACTTACACAGGCATTTTAGATGCATCGGGAGCTGAAGGTGCTTATAACTACCAAAACATTAATACTACTAACCAACTAACAAATACAGCTAGCTATTCAATATCTCCTTTAAAAAATCCAGCTGCATGGCTTAAAGTATCTAAAGAAATTTTAGAAGATCCGTCAAAGATTGCATCAGGAATTAGAACTCCAACAAATAATATTCCTATTGGAGATAACGAAGCAGCACTACGTATTGCATCTCTTGTAAACTCACAAATCATGATCGGAAAGAATGAAACACTAAATGACTACTTCGCAAACACAGCTTCCAATATTGCAATAAAAGGACAAATAGCAGAAGTTACAAAAAATAGTCAAGAACAAATACTTAAAAGCTTAACTGATTTAAGATTATCAATATCTGGTGTAAATAAGGATGAGGAATTAGCAAACATGATAGAATTTCAACAATCATTTATTGCTGCAAGTAAATTCATCACCGTTTCTGCTGAATTAATAGATACAATTATAAATAAAATGGGAGTATAATACATGATAAACAGAGTAAGTCACCCTTTAACATATGAAAATTTAAAAGCATCTTCAACAGGAAAAGAAGTAAAAATAACGAGACTCTTAGAAAGTCTATATCAAGGTGGTAAAAAAATCATAAATCTTCGAGATGATCCAACTGGTGTCACTCATGCAATAAGATTAGACAGTGATATGTTTAAACTTAACACTTATGTCAAAAATATCAATAACGCCAAAGGAAAATTAAGATATATAGAAGGATATTTACAATCCCTAGCAAATATTTTAACCCGTGCAAAAGAAATAACTGTCCAAGGATCAAACGGTACATACGGAGCTGATGATAAAAAAATGATAGCAAAAGAAATAAACGCAATACTTGAAGATGTACTTGCAATAGCAAATGCAAAAGGAGCAGATGGATGCAGCATATTTGCAGGAACTAAAGTTGATGCCGAAGCATTCAAAGTAACTAGAGAAAACAGAATAAACAGATTAACCCAAGATAGAGCAGAAACGCAAATAGTAAGAATAGACTACAATGGCAATCAAGCGGAACAGACAACTGAAATATATAATGGAATTTATATCCCAACCAGCTATCCTGGAAGTGAAATATTCTTTTCACAAAATCACTACATAATATCATCAAAAAGTGTTAATGGATTTACTGTAAAAGAAAATACCAAAATATATATCGATAATATTGAAATAGCATTAACACAAGGAGATACTGCTGCTGACATTATTGCTAAGATTAATGAATCAGCTGCTCCTGTTGAAGCTATCCTTGATCCTATTCTAAATTCAATAGCTATAAAAACAACCACACCTCATCAAATATGGATAACAGAAGAAGGTTCAACAGTACTACAAGATCTTGGTATTCTTACCCAAAACAATGATACCAAAGAACCTCCCTATAATATTGCAAGTAACACTGAAGTTAGAAATAGAACTATTTTTGATAGCTTAATTGATCTGAGGGATACTCTAGAAGAAAATAGAGAAGGGATTATTGGAAGTAGAAGTTTAGCTGAAATCGACGAAAGTTTAAATAAAATCTTTTCAACATTGGCTGATCTTGGAACTAAAGATAACAGACTCGATCTAAATCATGAAAGGATCAGTAAAGAAATAATAGATATGAAAGATGATATTGTTAAATATACCGATTTTGACGTAACAAAAACAATAACAGATCTTAATATGACAAGTTTAGCTTATCAGGTATCTTTAGGGGTTTCTGCAAGAATAATGCAAACAACACTATTAGATTTCCTAAAGTAAAATGAAAAATAAACTTAGTATAAAATTCAACTTCCCTGAAGGAATACCAGGGTTTGAAGATATCAAAGAATTTATAATCAAAGACTCTGAACATAAACCGTTCTCTATCATGCAATCAATAAATGGAGAAATAAATTTCTTAGTAACATCTCCCCTTAACTTTTTAGAAAAATATATTCCAAAAATAGAGGAAAAAGATTGGTTAGATATTCAAGCAGAAAATGAAGATGAAAAGGTTATACTATGTATAATTAATATGCATGTAAAAAATTATAAGGAAATAACAGCCAATTTAAAAGCTCCAATCATATTAAACAAAAAGAAACTAATCGGAAAACAAGCTATATCCACAAATGAAGAGCATTATCTTAGATATAGAGTCTTTAAGGAATAAACATGCTAATATTATCAAGAAAAGCAAAAGAAAGCATAAAAATAGACTCCAACATTGAAATTTCAATATTAGAAATAAAAAAAGATAGTGTCAAAATAGCTATAAAAGCTCCTGAAAATATTAAAATACTTAGATCTGAAATATATGATATCATTAAAGAAGAAAACAAAAAATCAATTTTACAAGACAAGAACAACATGCATAAAATAAAAAATTTACTTGATCATCTCAATAAATGAGACTTAATCTCAGCATCACTAAGTCTTACATAAAAGGGTCCTGCCAAAATATTATCGCCATGTCCGCTTTCCAAGTACTTACATTCACCAAGATCCCTCAAAACTGAACCAAAAGATTCCATATCAGTAATAATCTCAAAATTATATTTTTTATATTTAAGTTTTTCATAAATAAATTCAACGCCGTTACCCACAATAACAAATTTCAAGTCAAGACCATCCAAATAGTCAAATAACTCCAATTCAGAAAAACAAAAAATTTTGCCACATAATTTAGAATTTTTATAATACCCAAGAAAATACCTACCAGCTGTAAAACTTAAAGTCAGAACATCCAATCTTGTATGAATTAACCTTGCAAAAACATCAAAAGTAGGTACATTAACAAAAGGAATTGAAAGCCCTAAAGAAAGTCCCTTAATAAAACTTAAACTAATTCTCAAGCCCGTAAAAGAACCAGGTCCAGACGAATTAATAAGTAAATCAAGATTATTAAGATCAATATTATGTTTTAATACAAAATCATTAAATAATTTTGGAACACTAAGAGTATAATTAATCTTATCTTTAAACTTAACTAAAGATAAAACTTCACCATTAATTTTAAAATGAATTAGTAAAGTTTTATATGAATATTCAACTGAAAGAGTATTCATCACTAAATTCTAAAATCCTACTAGTATCTTGTACTTTAAACTTCAAAAATTTCAACCTATTCCGGGGCAAAACATCAATAATCATCTCTGGCCACTCAATAGCTATTATAGATGACATATCTAAGAAAATCTCCATTCCACCAATAAGCTCAAACTCATCTAAACTATTTAAACGGTACAAATCAATATGATAAAATTTAAAATCTACAAAATCATAAACATTAATAATGTTATAAGTTGGACTTGTAAAATAAGAAATACCAAGATTCAAGGCCAAACCTTTTAAAAAGGTTGTTTTTCCAGCACCCATATCACCACAAAAACCAAATACCTTGCCAATAGGTAAGGGACTAAAAAAAGACTTAGAAAAGCCTATCATTTCCTTTTCTGTCTTAAAAAATAATTTCAAGGAAGTTCACCTTTCATATCAAGATCAATGACACATCTCTTGATTGCAATCATTAAACTAAGAGCAGGATAATTTAGAGATTCTAAGAAATCAATAGAAATATGTTTTTCACCCAAAGGAGTCACTTCTATTATAAATTTTACTTGCTTACTCTCCCTAGATCCTTTACATTCATAAAAAGCATCAGCAAAATACACTCTCCTATAATATATATGACTATCTTGCTTTCTAATATTATCAATAGAAATAAGTCTCACAACAGTATTCCTTTAAATAAATCCCAAGAAGCCAACATAGGAACATTTTCATTTAGCGCTATTTGCAAAGGTGGGACTCTCATTTTTAACTTTTAGTTCACCTTACGAAACCATTCATTAAAAAAATACTTAAGTCCCCAACTTTAGTAAGATGTCGCAAAAAATAACTCTAATCCCTATAATTAAACTTCCCAGGAAGCCTTCAACTTTTTATCTCATAAACAATCTTTTTAAAAGTCGTAATATCTTCAATTGCTAGATTAGATAAAATTTTTCTATTAAGCTTAATATTAGCCCTTTTTAAACTTTCAAAAAATCTTGAATAATTAATTCCCATGCCTGTTAAAGCAGCAGAAATTCTTACAATCCATAAGCTTCTAAAATCTCTCTTACGAACCTTCCTATCTCTTGTAGCATACATCATACCTTTACGAAGAGTATCTTTGGCCTTCTTATAATTACTTTTCTTAGTACCCCAAAAACCCTTAGTTTTACTTAAGATCTTTTTTCGTCTTGCAACATGAACTATCCCGTTCTTCACTCTAGCCATATAATCTAATCTCCCTAAATAAATATTCAAGCATAAGGTAACAAGGTCTTGATTCTCTTAACTTCAACACTGGAAACCAAACCTAACTTACCCAACTTCCTTCTTCTTTTTGAAGACTTTTTTGTCAAAATATGCCTTAAATTTTGTCTTTTATGTTTAATTTTACCTTTTGAAGTAAAAGCAAACCTCTTTCTTGCGCTTTTGCACGTTTTCATTTTTGACATTCACATCTCCTTATTACTTACTTCTTAGACTTAGGTGCAATAATTAAAAACATTGTCTTGCCTTCCATCTTAGCTGGTGATTCCAAGACATAATTAGAATCACCTACCTTTTCAAGAATACTCTCCAAAATTCCATAACCCAAATGAGTATGAGCAAGTTCACGTCCCCTAAATCTTATAGTAACTTTTACCCTATTACCTTCTTTGAGGAATCCTAAAATATTTCTATACTTAAAATCAAGATCATGAACATCTATTTTTGGCTGCATCCTCACCTCTTTAAGCTTAATTATCTTTTGATTTTTTCTTTGCTCCTTTTGACGCTTCTCTTGATGAAATTTATATTTTCCATAATCGATTATTTTACACACAGGAGGCAATACATTCGGCGATACCTCAACCAAATCAAGTTCAGCATCCCTAGCATATTTAATAGCATCTTCAATTAACAAAACAGATTGGGTGCCATCATCAAAAATAACCCTAACCTCACGAGCCTTAATCTTATTATTAATTCTTAACTCTTTACTACTTGACTTCGACCTATCTTTATCCTTACCGAAACTTCTATTTATCATCTAAAAATATGAACTCCTCAAACAGCATTAATCAATAACTAATTTTAATATACCTTTACTAAAAAGTAAATTCGAACATGTATTTCTTAAACAACAATAATAGAAAAAATCCTGCAAAACTTTAAAAAGTAAAAATCTAGTTGATTAATACGCCATTTAAAAGTAAAATTTATTTACCATGAATATATTCTTACTAACAAGTCTACCTCTAGTCCTTAAGATATATATGCTAATAAAACACCATCAATCCAAACTCATCAAACAAAAATATATCCTAGCAACATCAATATTACTTGCAATGACTATCTTCTTCCTATTATATCTAATGGAAGAATTCATACTATACAAGAGACTACTAATCAACTATCAAACAAAATCCAGCTTAGCATATTCAATATTCATTAAAGAACAAATATACTATTATGTCTTACCATTATTTATATTCACATTTTTTTTCACATTCAATCCAAATTCATTGCTCAAAAAAAATCCAATATTTTTAATATACTTTGCATTTGGATTAATATTCTCTAAAAATTTAACACTCATCATAACAAACAGTAAAGTTTTTGGCACATATGAGTATATCAAAATACCGCTTTTACATATATTAGAATTCATATTTACAGCAATCATATGTGAAAAAGGAATAAACCTTTATATCACACAAAACATGAATGGATATCAATTAATTTTTATCCCTATCTTAGCCTTAGAAACAATCATCACACTTTTAAAAGTATTAATTTTAATAAACTCACAAATCTATGTTCTAATTATATTTATAATACTACTAGGAATCACAATCTTTCACAAGAAAGCTATTAGAACTGTAAAATAATGCTAAATATAATAAAGAGCCTTACTATTGCAATTGTTTTAATGCCATTTTTTAACTGCAAAAACAATAAAATTATAGACAAGAATTTCAGTTATATCATAATTTTTTCAGATACTACAGAATATTTTTTCAAAATTAATCATACTCCATTTATACAAGAGGAAACACTATTTATCAATGAAAAAGATATCGAACTCATTAAAGGTAAACTCAATAATGTACAAAAAATACTCTTAACACATAAATCAAGTAATGAAATATTTAATGTCAATAAAATCAAAAATAAAACTTTCTATCTCTCTGAAGTAAAATTTTCATTAAGAAAAGCAATAGATTTTATATTAAATGACCCCTCAATAGACCTAAAAACCTCATTAATCATGACAGATAATACACTCAACAAAGAAGATTTAGAGTACTTAGAGCAAAGTACAAGAGCTCAAAACATAAACATTACTGTAATAAACGAAACAAACATTCCGTATCTAAAAAATTTGATTGTTCCTAAAATAACAAGAGTTATCCTATTTTCAATAAAGAATAATCACGTTTTTTTAAAAAAATTATCAGGATCACCTTTTTTTAAAAAAATAGACTTTATACTTATTGGAAATACTAAAAAAAATTTAAAAGAGATTAATGCAAAATATATAATCGGTATTGACGAGCTTAATTTAATCGAAATGACAAAAAAAATTAATAAAAATTTTCAATATGAATTTAACATTTATAAAAAACAAAATAAATTTGACAATAAATCAATATATATTCAAGTAAACTAATGAACAACAATTGACAAACAAAAATCTATCTTTGATAAAAATAATCGTCAAATCAAACCTTCAAACAAATCTTTAAAGTTATCATACAACGCAATCACAACGTCACGCAAATCACAATTTTTAATTTTTGCAATCTCAAGACATGTATATCCTAAAAAAA
The DNA window shown above is from Borrelia anserina Es and carries:
- the tsaE gene encoding tRNA (adenosine(37)-N6)-threonylcarbamoyltransferase complex ATPase subunit type 1 TsaE is translated as MKLFFKTEKEMIGFSKSFFSPLPIGKVFGFCGDMGAGKTTFLKGLALNLGISYFTSPTYNIINVYDFVDFKFYHIDLYRLNSLDEFELIGGMEIFLDMSSIIAIEWPEMIIDVLPRNRLKFLKFKVQDTSRILEFSDEYSFS
- the rplT gene encoding 50S ribosomal protein L20; the protein is MARVKNGIVHVARRKKILSKTKGFWGTKKSNYKKAKDTLRKGMMYATRDRKVRKRDFRSLWIVRISAALTGMGINYSRFFESLKRANIKLNRKILSNLAIEDITTFKKIVYEIKS
- the rpmI gene encoding 50S ribosomal protein L35 codes for the protein MSKMKTCKSARKRFAFTSKGKIKHKRQNLRHILTKKSSKRRRKLGKLGLVSSVEVKRIKTLLPYA
- the infC gene encoding translation initiation factor IF-3, giving the protein MINRSFGKDKDRSKSSSKELRINNKIKAREVRVIFDDGTQSVLLIEDAIKYARDAELDLVEVSPNVLPPVCKIIDYGKYKFHQEKRQKEQRKNQKIIKLKEVRMQPKIDVHDLDFKYRNILGFLKEGNRVKVTIRFRGRELAHTHLGYGILESILEKVGDSNYVLESPAKMEGKTMFLIIAPKSKK